The following are encoded together in the Gilvimarinus sp. DA14 genome:
- a CDS encoding glycoside hydrolase family 5 protein, protein MKSFFACFIIAVLAAISTACSTSPTSNTLEQNHGFTAEQAAAEEFWNIPYPTAFDADSLAEQQSMLHVDGRLVVNEQNQPVVLRGVNIADPAKLAYNDQWSERLFSEIAAWGANTVRIPIHPMAWRREGQAWYFQRLDEAVHWANQNDLYIILDWHVIGNIQSSLYQHPMYETTMVETRKFWQQVALRYRGVPTMAVYELYNEPTHDFIGNGPESLGKASWEGLRAIHEELIDLIYVYDQNVIPLVSGFNWAYDLSFIPEQPVRRDGIAYAIHPYPQKAKPQQDTKQAYFDAWQKQWGFVAETYPVMATELGWVREDGYGAHVPVIHNEGTYGPRVVEFMAARDISWTAWVFDPDWSPTLIDDWDFNPSEQGMFFKQTLDELNQ, encoded by the coding sequence ATGAAATCATTCTTTGCTTGCTTTATCATCGCAGTGTTGGCAGCCATAAGCACAGCCTGTTCGACAAGTCCAACCTCAAATACCCTGGAGCAAAATCACGGTTTTACCGCCGAGCAGGCGGCTGCCGAAGAGTTTTGGAACATTCCCTACCCCACCGCGTTTGATGCCGACAGCCTGGCCGAGCAGCAAAGTATGCTGCATGTAGACGGCCGCTTAGTCGTCAACGAACAAAACCAGCCGGTGGTGCTGCGCGGTGTTAATATCGCTGATCCCGCCAAGCTCGCCTATAACGATCAGTGGAGTGAAAGGCTTTTCAGCGAAATCGCCGCCTGGGGTGCGAATACCGTGCGCATACCTATTCACCCCATGGCGTGGCGGCGTGAAGGGCAAGCGTGGTATTTCCAGCGTCTGGACGAAGCGGTGCACTGGGCCAATCAGAACGATCTTTATATTATTCTCGATTGGCACGTAATTGGGAATATTCAGTCCAGCCTTTATCAGCACCCCATGTACGAAACCACCATGGTTGAAACCCGAAAATTTTGGCAGCAGGTGGCGCTGCGCTATCGCGGGGTGCCCACTATGGCCGTGTACGAGTTGTACAACGAACCAACCCACGACTTTATTGGCAACGGCCCCGAATCATTAGGTAAAGCCAGTTGGGAGGGGCTGCGCGCCATTCACGAAGAGTTGATTGACTTGATCTATGTCTACGATCAGAACGTGATTCCTCTGGTAAGTGGCTTTAACTGGGCCTACGACCTCAGCTTTATCCCCGAGCAGCCAGTGCGCCGCGACGGCATCGCCTATGCCATTCATCCCTACCCGCAAAAGGCCAAGCCCCAGCAGGACACCAAACAAGCCTACTTCGATGCCTGGCAAAAACAGTGGGGCTTTGTGGCCGAGACTTACCCTGTGATGGCAACAGAGCTGGGGTGGGTGCGAGAAGATGGCTATGGCGCCCATGTGCCGGTCATTCACAACGAGGGAACTTATGGGCCGCGCGTGGTGGAGTTTATGGCGGCAAGGGATATCAGCTGGACCGCCTGGGTGTTCGACCCGGACTGGTCTCCGACGCTTATCGACGATTGGGACTTTAACCCTTCTGAACAGGGCATGTTTTTTAAGCAGACCCTCGACGAGCTAAATCAGTAG
- a CDS encoding GGDEF domain-containing protein, with protein MASKLRDYLSPTDLGLALLAIMSVAVLFVPKQWITRQYQLPLSEVNTALFSDSVIGGNSQATAVEGSDHAWHCSLRSGFADPFCSYQIDLIGSEGKGLDLSVYESMTINLKYEGNANNVRLYLRNRHPQYYKVGDLTTTKYNGAELDVESLNRGAFTFKLKDFSVADWWITAKSIPMPLSHPDFNDVLFVEIQTGSDVSSGEHQFKLDSISWSGPVISQATLYRVLLITWIFAIVLVLLIRIINLKITLQRNARYQAELQKINGLLNVKNRKFEELAKTDGLTGVANRLGVREALYRSLTEWRDSRTPLSLIMVDIDHFKEINDKHGHDMGDKVLQVVADTFSHSVRQTDLVARWGGEEFIVICPNTELLQAQSVAENLRGRLANTLIGGAVHVTASFGVASLSDNNLDQLFKQADDALYRAKASGRNRVMLAETLAPPKLVSG; from the coding sequence ATGGCATCTAAACTGCGCGATTATCTTTCACCCACCGACCTTGGGCTGGCGCTATTGGCGATTATGTCAGTAGCCGTTTTGTTTGTGCCCAAACAGTGGATAACACGTCAGTATCAATTGCCTTTATCCGAAGTTAATACCGCCCTGTTTAGTGATTCTGTTATCGGTGGAAACAGTCAGGCCACCGCAGTCGAGGGAAGTGATCACGCTTGGCACTGTAGTCTGCGATCAGGTTTTGCAGACCCTTTTTGCAGCTACCAAATTGATTTAATAGGGTCAGAAGGCAAAGGTTTAGATTTGTCGGTATACGAGTCAATGACGATTAATTTGAAGTACGAGGGTAACGCCAACAACGTGCGTTTGTACTTGCGCAACCGCCATCCTCAGTACTATAAGGTCGGTGATTTAACCACAACTAAGTACAACGGTGCCGAGCTGGATGTAGAAAGTCTTAACCGCGGTGCGTTTACATTTAAGCTGAAGGATTTCTCGGTTGCAGACTGGTGGATAACCGCTAAAAGTATACCGATGCCGCTGTCTCACCCTGATTTTAACGATGTGCTGTTTGTTGAGATACAAACTGGTTCCGATGTAAGTTCTGGCGAACATCAATTTAAGCTTGATAGCATTTCTTGGAGCGGGCCCGTTATCTCCCAGGCGACATTATATCGCGTGTTATTGATTACCTGGATTTTCGCTATCGTATTGGTGTTATTGATCCGGATCATTAATTTAAAGATAACCCTGCAAAGAAACGCCCGCTACCAAGCCGAGTTGCAAAAGATTAATGGTCTTCTCAACGTCAAGAACCGGAAGTTCGAAGAGCTTGCCAAAACCGACGGTCTTACCGGCGTGGCGAATCGCCTGGGTGTGCGTGAAGCGCTCTACCGCAGCTTAACCGAGTGGCGAGATAGCCGCACACCCCTGTCGCTAATTATGGTGGATATTGATCATTTTAAAGAGATCAACGATAAGCATGGTCACGACATGGGAGATAAGGTGCTCCAAGTGGTTGCTGACACCTTTTCTCACAGTGTGCGGCAAACTGACTTAGTGGCCCGCTGGGGTGGCGAAGAGTTTATTGTGATTTGCCCTAATACTGAGTTGCTCCAGGCGCAGTCTGTCGCGGAAAACCTGCGCGGGCGTTTGGCCAATACTTTGATTGGTGGGGCAGTACACGTCACCGCCAGTTTTGGCGTGGCTAGCCTTAGCGATAATAATTTAGATCAGCTTTTCAAACAGGCCGATGATGCGCTTTATAGGGCCAAGGCCTCGGGCCGCAACCGGGTGATGTTGGCTGAAACCCTCGCACCACCAAAGCTTGTGAGTGGTTAA
- a CDS encoding YgjV family protein, which yields MTFPELDLAQAVGFVSFALGIACFYQRDDLRLKRIMVAMNLNHALHFALLGAHTAVASALLSLLRTTLALHTSSKLVAFIFIAVSLAWGIYLSDAWYDLFPILGTCIGTYTVFCLSGIAMRFGFLLGACCWLTNNILVGSIGLTLLEITLIAVNLNTIRRLYRERKSAFKTVCDR from the coding sequence ATGACGTTTCCCGAACTCGACCTTGCCCAGGCCGTGGGCTTTGTCAGCTTTGCGTTGGGCATTGCCTGTTTTTATCAGCGCGATGACCTGCGCTTAAAACGCATTATGGTGGCCATGAATTTAAATCATGCGCTGCATTTTGCCCTGCTTGGCGCGCACACGGCCGTAGCTAGTGCGTTGCTTTCGCTACTGCGCACAACCCTTGCGCTGCACACCAGCTCTAAACTGGTGGCCTTTATCTTTATTGCGGTATCTTTGGCCTGGGGGATTTATTTGTCCGATGCCTGGTACGACCTCTTCCCTATTCTGGGCACCTGCATCGGCACTTACACGGTATTTTGCTTAAGTGGTATTGCGATGCGCTTTGGCTTTTTGCTGGGCGCCTGCTGCTGGCTAACCAACAATATTCTGGTGGGCTCAATCGGTTTAACGCTACTGGAAATAACCCTGATTGCAGTCAATCTTAATACCATTCGACGCCTATACCGCGAGAGAAAATCTGCTTTTAAAACTGTCTGCGACCGATAA
- a CDS encoding serine hydrolase — MKLFLKPLLAVCLAICSGSAMAADYSQELNARWRGLLEFPQGVHLVLGINIENGKLTLDSPNQSMFGRVPSEFALSGNKVTFTDQELNASFSGELNAGVLKGKFTQGKSVKITLQPLTAADRERLTFEGRYSGELLIDGATALPLQLNIAVLPTGYIGTLDSPAQHSYNIPLTDVDINAARVSFASPLIHASYSGEFKDGAYRGTFTQGMERPLSFKKTPLAEEAQVPSPKPQAGKHGGALAVITRANVETTYYADHDASTQYEIGSNTKTMVAYVLAQMLTEGRLNSDSQVADFWPDVPAQLRLVDLASHHSGLPRLPANLALTPETFADPYADYGQAELHAALQDLNPQRDGYQYSNFAYGILGEALARSASVGFAELLQHRVFAPLQMQDAYVALTARGDQGNLVQGYNVADKPVSAWHFDALAGAGAVVATLPDMVKYLQAMLQLARDDSALLATMLNPASELGPCCTHPLGWMLGEDAQGRAYAWHGGMTAGFTSIIGFYLDGSRAMVLLNNQSIPLGAEALAPMLTTP; from the coding sequence ATGAAACTATTTCTTAAGCCTTTATTAGCGGTATGTCTTGCAATCTGCTCCGGCTCGGCGATGGCGGCCGATTATTCGCAGGAGCTAAACGCCCGCTGGCGCGGACTGCTGGAGTTTCCTCAGGGCGTGCATCTGGTGCTGGGTATCAATATTGAAAACGGCAAGCTTACTCTGGATAGCCCCAATCAGAGCATGTTCGGCCGGGTCCCTAGCGAATTTGCCCTGAGCGGCAACAAGGTTACTTTTACCGACCAAGAGTTAAATGCCAGTTTCAGCGGCGAGTTAAACGCAGGTGTTTTAAAGGGTAAGTTTACCCAGGGCAAGTCAGTCAAAATTACCTTGCAGCCACTGACTGCGGCCGATCGTGAGCGCTTAACGTTTGAGGGCCGTTACAGTGGCGAGCTGCTGATCGATGGGGCTACCGCGCTGCCTTTGCAATTGAATATTGCGGTTCTGCCTACAGGCTACATTGGCACCCTGGATAGCCCGGCGCAGCATTCATACAACATTCCGCTAACGGATGTCGATATCAATGCTGCGCGTGTCAGTTTTGCCTCGCCCTTGATTCACGCCAGTTACAGCGGCGAATTTAAAGATGGTGCTTACCGGGGCACCTTTACTCAGGGAATGGAGCGCCCCCTCAGTTTTAAAAAAACGCCTTTGGCAGAGGAGGCGCAAGTACCCTCCCCAAAGCCGCAGGCGGGTAAGCACGGTGGCGCCCTAGCCGTGATTACCCGCGCAAATGTTGAAACAACCTACTACGCCGATCACGATGCCAGCACCCAGTACGAGATAGGCTCAAACACCAAAACCATGGTCGCCTATGTGCTGGCGCAAATGCTGACTGAGGGGCGTTTAAACAGTGACAGCCAAGTCGCTGACTTTTGGCCGGATGTCCCTGCACAGCTAAGGCTGGTGGATTTGGCCAGCCACCACAGCGGTTTGCCGCGCCTGCCGGCTAATCTCGCTCTAACACCCGAAACTTTTGCCGACCCCTACGCCGACTATGGCCAGGCCGAGCTGCACGCGGCGCTGCAAGACCTGAACCCGCAGCGCGATGGGTATCAGTACTCTAATTTCGCTTATGGCATTTTGGGCGAGGCTTTGGCGCGCAGCGCGAGTGTTGGTTTCGCCGAGCTGTTGCAACACCGGGTATTTGCACCATTGCAAATGCAGGATGCTTATGTGGCTTTAACGGCGCGAGGGGATCAGGGCAATTTGGTTCAAGGCTACAACGTAGCCGATAAACCTGTATCAGCTTGGCATTTTGACGCGCTCGCTGGCGCCGGCGCTGTGGTCGCTACCCTGCCTGATATGGTGAAATACCTGCAGGCAATGTTGCAGCTGGCGCGGGATGATAGTGCGCTGCTTGCCACTATGCTCAATCCTGCCTCTGAGTTAGGGCCCTGCTGTACGCATCCGCTCGGCTGGATGCTGGGCGAAGATGCCCAGGGGCGCGCCTATGCCTGGCACGGCGGCATGACCGCGGGCTTTACCAGCATTATCGGCTTTTACCTGGACGGATCGCGGGCGATGGTGCTGTTGAATAACCAGTCCATCCCCCTAGGGGCTGAGGCGCTGGCACCCATGCTGACAACACCATGA
- a CDS encoding sensor histidine kinase encodes MNSIFYPVYQALGWLALYIGLTFVVSLKAFFTPFEYLYGAVLIGAAACYSHLIRLGFKRWLYHTAIYWQLLYLFCQSVVGGCFAGLVLMLCVFGLSAAGITDPIAPGQQWLVFKMVFWGNAANMITALVLWSAIYLTIIKTRQLREMNQALASSQLDVLIQQLSPHFLFNVLNNIRAMILHDPSKSREALAQLADMLRYNLQRDNSSKVSLAEELEIVREYIALCQLHYEDRLIFNPEVELAARECLIPRMLLQLVVENAIKHGISKLAGGGEILLQIKKEDETLLITIQNPCPHYSDKAIETKPGIGLHNVERRLALMYPAKVAQLEYQRTSGEDHDCVRVMVSLPAESASCA; translated from the coding sequence ATGAACAGTATTTTTTACCCGGTTTATCAGGCGCTGGGCTGGTTGGCCTTATACATCGGTCTTACCTTTGTCGTTTCTCTTAAGGCTTTTTTCACTCCGTTTGAGTATCTGTACGGTGCTGTGTTGATAGGCGCCGCAGCCTGTTATTCACATCTGATCCGCTTGGGATTTAAACGCTGGTTGTACCACACCGCGATTTACTGGCAGTTGCTGTATTTATTCTGTCAGTCGGTAGTGGGTGGCTGCTTTGCCGGTTTGGTGCTTATGCTGTGTGTGTTCGGCTTATCGGCCGCCGGTATCACCGACCCAATAGCGCCCGGGCAGCAGTGGCTGGTATTTAAAATGGTGTTCTGGGGCAATGCGGCTAACATGATTACCGCACTGGTTCTGTGGAGTGCTATTTACCTGACCATCATAAAAACCAGACAACTGCGGGAAATGAATCAGGCGTTAGCTTCCAGCCAGTTAGACGTCCTGATTCAACAGTTAAGCCCGCATTTTTTGTTTAATGTGCTCAATAATATCCGCGCGATGATTTTGCACGACCCGTCCAAATCCCGTGAAGCGCTGGCGCAGCTGGCGGATATGTTGCGCTACAATTTACAGCGCGATAACAGCAGCAAAGTCAGCCTCGCCGAAGAGCTGGAAATAGTGCGCGAATACATTGCCTTGTGTCAGCTGCATTATGAAGACAGGCTTATTTTTAACCCTGAGGTCGAACTCGCCGCACGTGAGTGTTTAATTCCGCGCATGCTGCTGCAGCTGGTAGTGGAAAACGCCATCAAGCACGGTATTAGTAAGCTGGCCGGGGGCGGAGAGATACTGCTGCAGATCAAAAAAGAGGACGAGACGCTGTTGATTACAATACAAAACCCCTGCCCACACTACAGCGACAAGGCAATTGAAACCAAACCGGGCATTGGCTTGCACAATGTTGAGCGGCGTTTGGCCTTAATGTACCCGGCCAAAGTTGCACAGCTGGAGTATCAGCGTACCTCAGGGGAAGATCACGATTGTGTCAGGGTGATGGTATCCCTGCCTGCGGAGTCCGCCTCATGCGCGTAG
- a CDS encoding LytTR family DNA-binding domain-containing protein — MRVAIVDDSRLARVELKQQLAEFGHTAAVLEAATVAEAVALLGRESPDLLLLDIDLPDGSGFDVLEQAASVPQVIFVTAFDEYAVRSFEVNALDYLLKPVRQERLAAALAKVQKNRQQPQPLKSDNRIFIKDGERCFFVSLTDVYAFEAMGNYTKVHLADAAPSVYRPISAIAERLDSSQFFRASRSWIINTAYIETIEPALSGGFALTLENSLEVLISKRQSVEFRRLWSL, encoded by the coding sequence ATGCGCGTAGCCATTGTCGACGACAGCCGCCTGGCACGTGTCGAGCTCAAGCAGCAGCTGGCCGAATTCGGGCACACCGCAGCCGTGCTGGAAGCAGCCACCGTGGCCGAGGCGGTAGCGCTGCTGGGACGGGAGTCGCCGGATCTGTTGTTACTGGATATTGATTTGCCCGATGGCAGTGGCTTTGATGTATTAGAACAGGCCGCGAGCGTGCCCCAGGTTATTTTTGTTACCGCGTTTGATGAATATGCCGTGCGCTCATTTGAAGTTAACGCACTGGATTATTTACTCAAGCCTGTGCGCCAGGAGCGTTTGGCTGCGGCGCTGGCCAAGGTGCAAAAAAACCGCCAGCAACCGCAGCCGCTGAAATCCGACAATCGCATTTTTATCAAAGACGGTGAACGCTGTTTTTTTGTCAGCCTCACCGATGTTTACGCTTTTGAAGCTATGGGCAATTACACCAAGGTTCATCTGGCCGACGCAGCGCCCTCGGTATATCGGCCTATCAGTGCTATCGCCGAGCGCCTCGATAGCTCGCAGTTTTTTCGCGCCAGTCGCAGCTGGATTATTAATACCGCCTACATTGAGACGATAGAACCTGCGCTCAGTGGTGGTTTCGCGCTGACGCTTGAGAACAGCCTCGAAGTGCTTATTTCAAAACGCCAGAGTGTCGAATTTCGGCGCTTGTGGTCTCTGTGA